In Duganella zoogloeoides, a single genomic region encodes these proteins:
- a CDS encoding enoyl-CoA hydratase/isomerase family protein: protein MTYDTLTIERAGHLATVTLNRPDVRNAFNEATIAELTQAFSALGVDASVRAIVLAANGPAFCAGADLNWMKKMAGYTHAENHADALQLATMLRTIYECPQPVVARVQGDCYAGGMGLVAACDIVVAVDEAQFCLSEVKLGLIPATIAPYVIKAMGEQASRRYFLTAERFTAATALHIGFAHEVVAGAALDARVAEIVKALVTNSPAAVRQAKTLVRDVAGRPVDDTLVDDTAARIAAIRASEQGREGVASFLEKRKPTWLSQVIS, encoded by the coding sequence ATGACCTACGACACCCTGACCATCGAACGCGCCGGCCACTTGGCCACCGTCACCCTCAATCGCCCCGACGTGCGCAATGCGTTCAACGAAGCGACCATCGCAGAGCTGACGCAGGCTTTCAGCGCGCTGGGCGTCGACGCGTCGGTGCGCGCCATCGTCCTGGCCGCCAACGGCCCGGCCTTTTGCGCCGGCGCCGATTTGAACTGGATGAAAAAAATGGCGGGCTACACCCACGCCGAAAACCACGCAGATGCGCTGCAACTGGCCACCATGCTGCGCACCATCTACGAGTGCCCACAGCCGGTGGTCGCGCGCGTGCAGGGCGACTGCTACGCTGGCGGCATGGGCCTGGTGGCCGCGTGCGACATCGTCGTGGCAGTCGATGAAGCCCAGTTCTGTTTAAGCGAAGTAAAACTCGGCCTGATCCCGGCCACCATCGCGCCGTACGTGATCAAGGCCATGGGCGAGCAGGCATCGCGCCGGTACTTTTTGACGGCCGAACGCTTTACGGCGGCCACCGCGCTGCACATCGGCTTCGCCCACGAAGTGGTGGCCGGCGCTGCGCTCGACGCCAGGGTGGCGGAGATCGTCAAGGCGCTGGTGACCAACAGCCCGGCAGCCGTGCGCCAGGCCAAGACGCTGGTGCGCGACGTGGCGGGACGGCCGGTGGACGACACGCTGGTAGACGATACCGCCGCGCGCATCGCCGCCATCCGCGCCTCGGAACAGGGCCGCGAAGGCGTGGCGTCGTTCCTCGAGAAACGCAAGCCTACCTGGCTAAGTCAGGTAATAAGTTAG
- the bioB gene encoding biotin synthase BioB has protein sequence MSTNTLQEPKVVALHRPTAAITLPPAATWPIDDVLALFELPFNDLMFRAQQTHRANFPDGDVELATLLSIKTGGCEEDCGYCPQAARYDTGVEAKKILDIDTVLAAAQQAKDNGATRFCMGAAWRSPKERDMDKVEEMVREVKALGLETCATLGMLEEKQAQRLKDAGLDYYNHNLDTAPEFYDNVISTREYQDRLDTLGHVREAGLKVCCGGIVGMGETRLQRAGLIAQLANLNPYPESVPVNHLVQVEGTPLFGIDPLDPLEFVRTIAVARITMPKARVRLSAGRRQMGEAVQSMCFLAGANSIFYGDKLLTTDNPEANDDRELLAKLGLKTRGTVLESAPKEKCGC, from the coding sequence ATGTCCACGAATACCCTCCAAGAACCGAAAGTCGTCGCCCTGCACCGCCCGACCGCCGCCATCACCCTGCCGCCGGCAGCCACCTGGCCGATCGACGACGTGCTGGCGCTGTTCGAGCTGCCGTTCAATGACCTGATGTTCCGCGCGCAGCAAACCCACCGCGCCAACTTCCCGGACGGCGACGTCGAACTGGCCACCCTGCTGTCGATCAAGACCGGCGGCTGCGAGGAAGACTGCGGCTACTGCCCGCAAGCGGCGCGCTACGACACCGGCGTCGAAGCGAAAAAAATCCTCGACATCGACACCGTGCTGGCAGCGGCCCAGCAGGCCAAGGACAACGGCGCCACGCGTTTCTGCATGGGCGCCGCCTGGCGCAGCCCGAAAGAGCGCGACATGGACAAGGTCGAAGAGATGGTGCGCGAAGTAAAGGCGCTGGGCCTGGAAACCTGCGCCACCCTGGGCATGCTCGAAGAAAAACAGGCGCAGCGCCTGAAGGATGCCGGCCTCGATTACTACAACCACAACCTCGATACCGCGCCCGAGTTCTACGACAACGTGATCTCCACGCGCGAATACCAGGACCGTCTCGACACCCTGGGCCACGTACGCGAAGCAGGCCTGAAAGTGTGCTGCGGCGGCATCGTGGGCATGGGCGAGACGCGCCTGCAACGCGCCGGCCTGATCGCGCAGCTGGCCAACTTGAATCCGTACCCGGAATCGGTGCCGGTCAACCACCTGGTGCAGGTGGAAGGCACGCCATTGTTCGGCATCGATCCGCTCGACCCGCTCGAATTCGTGCGTACCATCGCGGTTGCGCGCATCACCATGCCGAAAGCGCGCGTGCGCCTGTCGGCCGGCCGGCGCCAGATGGGCGAAGCCGTGCAGTCGATGTGCTTCCTGGCCGGCGCCAATTCCATCTTCTACGGCGACAAGCTGCTCACCACCGACAATCCGGAAGCGAACGACGACCGCGAGCTGCTGGCCAAGCTGGGCCTGAAAACCCGTGGCACCGTGCTGGAATCGGCGCCGAAGGAGAAGTGCGGCTGCTGA
- a CDS encoding acetyl-CoA carboxylase biotin carboxylase subunit — translation MFTKILIANRGEIACRVAATARRLGIKTVAVYSEADANALHVASCDEAILIGPAPAKESYLCGDKIIAAARETGAQAIHPGYGFLSENADFAEACAAAGLVFIGPPASAMRAMGSKSAAKTLMEQADVPLVPGYHGDQQDPDFLHAQADRIGYPVLLKASAGGGGKGMRVVDSSAQFKDALASCKREAISSFGDDQVLAEKYLQRPRHIEIQVFADTHGNCIYLFERDCSVQRRHQKVLEEAPAPNLPQERRAAMGEAAVAAARAVGYVGAGTVEFIANQDGSFYFMEMNTRLQVEHPVTEMITGTDLVEWQLRVAAGEPLPKTQAELAIHGHAIEARIYAENPDKGFLPSIGTLRHLGTPASVMFELGGDAKAPAPVRIDSGVRAGDAISPFYDPMIAKLIVWGANRQQALARMAQALSQYQVVGLTTNVAFLKRLVQSTAFATADLDTGLIERNHDILFTAAPEAPAAALALACAALMASEQGKAASQGNHPGDPWSSATGWRLNQPYLRALSFSDEFDYTAHLSYRADGWLFSTGAAPDAQVLQLTAHHGDDYAIRLGEQTIHGVVRRDGDVLHVFTGGAHHQLTFHDPMAHAGEAELDTGRLTAPMPGKVVAVLAAKGKQVKRGEALVIMEAMKMEHTIAAPHDGVIDEILYGVGDQVADGAPLLAFKTE, via the coding sequence ATGTTTACCAAAATTCTGATCGCCAACCGTGGTGAAATCGCCTGCCGCGTCGCCGCTACCGCGCGCCGCCTGGGCATCAAGACCGTCGCCGTCTATTCGGAGGCGGACGCCAACGCCCTGCACGTCGCCAGCTGCGACGAAGCGATCCTGATCGGACCAGCGCCAGCCAAGGAAAGCTACCTGTGCGGCGACAAGATCATCGCCGCCGCCAGGGAGACCGGCGCCCAGGCGATCCACCCCGGTTATGGCTTCCTGTCCGAGAACGCCGATTTTGCCGAGGCGTGCGCAGCGGCCGGCCTGGTGTTCATCGGCCCGCCGGCTTCCGCCATGCGCGCCATGGGGTCCAAGTCCGCCGCCAAGACGCTGATGGAGCAGGCCGACGTGCCGCTGGTGCCCGGCTACCACGGCGACCAGCAAGACCCTGACTTCCTGCACGCACAGGCCGACCGCATAGGCTATCCGGTCCTGCTCAAGGCTTCGGCCGGCGGCGGCGGCAAGGGCATGCGCGTGGTGGACAGCTCGGCGCAATTCAAGGACGCGCTGGCGTCGTGCAAGCGTGAAGCGATCAGCTCCTTCGGCGACGACCAGGTGCTGGCCGAAAAATACCTGCAACGCCCGCGCCACATCGAAATCCAGGTGTTTGCCGATACCCATGGCAACTGCATCTATCTGTTCGAGCGCGATTGCTCGGTGCAGCGCCGCCACCAGAAAGTGCTGGAAGAAGCGCCCGCACCGAACCTGCCGCAGGAACGCCGCGCCGCCATGGGCGAGGCGGCAGTTGCTGCTGCGCGCGCGGTCGGCTACGTGGGCGCCGGCACGGTGGAATTCATCGCCAACCAGGACGGCTCGTTCTACTTCATGGAAATGAACACGCGCCTGCAAGTGGAGCACCCGGTTACCGAGATGATCACCGGTACCGACCTGGTGGAGTGGCAGCTGCGCGTGGCCGCCGGCGAGCCGCTGCCCAAAACCCAAGCCGAACTGGCGATCCACGGCCACGCCATCGAAGCGCGCATCTACGCCGAAAATCCCGATAAAGGATTCCTGCCGTCGATCGGCACCTTGCGCCACCTGGGCACACCGGCCTCGGTGATGTTCGAACTCGGTGGCGACGCCAAGGCGCCGGCGCCGGTACGCATCGACTCCGGCGTGCGCGCGGGCGACGCCATCTCGCCGTTCTACGACCCCATGATCGCCAAGCTGATCGTATGGGGCGCCAACCGCCAGCAGGCGCTCGCGCGCATGGCGCAGGCGCTGTCGCAGTACCAGGTGGTGGGCCTGACCACCAACGTCGCCTTCCTCAAGCGCCTGGTGCAAAGCACCGCGTTTGCCACCGCCGATCTCGATACGGGCCTGATCGAGCGCAATCACGACATCCTGTTTACGGCCGCACCCGAGGCGCCCGCTGCGGCACTGGCCCTGGCCTGCGCCGCGCTGATGGCGTCGGAACAAGGCAAGGCGGCCAGCCAGGGCAACCACCCGGGCGACCCGTGGAGCAGCGCCACCGGCTGGCGCCTGAACCAGCCGTACCTGCGCGCGCTGTCGTTCAGCGACGAATTCGACTACACCGCGCACCTGAGCTACCGCGCCGACGGCTGGCTGTTCAGCACCGGCGCCGCACCGGACGCACAGGTGCTGCAATTGACCGCGCACCACGGCGACGACTACGCCATCCGCCTGGGCGAGCAGACCATCCACGGCGTGGTGCGGCGCGACGGCGACGTGCTGCACGTGTTTACCGGCGGCGCCCACCACCAGCTCACGTTCCACGATCCGATGGCCCACGCGGGCGAAGCGGAACTCGATACCGGCAGGCTCACTGCGCCGATGCCGGGCAAGGTGGTGGCGGTGCTGGCGGCCAAAGGCAAGCAGGTCAAACGCGGCGAAGCGCTGGTGATCATGGAAGCGATGAAGATGGAGCACACCATCGCCGCGCCGCACGACGGCGTGATCGACGAGATCCTGTACGGCGTGGGCGACCAGGTGGCCGACGGCGCGCCGCTGCTGGCGTTCAAAACGGAATAA
- the bioD gene encoding dethiobiotin synthase → MDMNLDAPLIVDTPPADAEVTGEVVLDLEADATDEANAQTAASAAVAAAALPPRFSCFVTGTDTEIGKTLISSAMLHALVQAGVRACGMKPVAAGAELRDGVWHNDDCDQLAAAGNVHLLPSITTPFLLREPAAPHIAAALEGVEISPVPILAAYVEINAASDAVVVEGVGGFRVPLNDEFDTADLTEQLDLPVVLVVGLRLGCISHALLTVEAIAARGLVLAGWVANETQADMAFADDNIAALAQRIDAPLLGRVPRLEQATAQAAAAYLDFTMLPDWPAQKNT, encoded by the coding sequence ATGGACATGAATCTCGACGCCCCCCTGATAGTCGATACCCCGCCGGCGGACGCCGAAGTGACCGGCGAGGTCGTGCTCGACCTGGAGGCCGATGCCACTGACGAGGCCAACGCCCAGACCGCAGCATCGGCCGCCGTGGCGGCAGCCGCCCTGCCGCCGCGCTTTTCGTGTTTTGTTACCGGCACCGACACCGAGATCGGCAAGACGCTGATCTCGTCGGCGATGCTGCACGCGCTGGTGCAGGCGGGCGTGCGCGCCTGCGGCATGAAGCCGGTGGCTGCCGGCGCCGAACTGCGCGACGGCGTGTGGCACAACGACGACTGCGACCAGCTGGCTGCCGCCGGCAATGTCCACCTGCTGCCGTCGATCACCACGCCGTTCCTGCTGCGCGAACCGGCCGCGCCGCACATCGCCGCCGCGCTGGAAGGCGTGGAGATTTCACCGGTGCCGATCCTGGCCGCCTACGTGGAAATCAACGCCGCGTCCGACGCCGTGGTGGTGGAAGGCGTGGGCGGCTTCCGCGTGCCGCTCAATGACGAATTCGACACCGCCGACCTGACCGAGCAACTGGATTTGCCGGTGGTGCTCGTCGTCGGCCTGCGCCTGGGCTGCATCAGCCACGCGCTCCTGACGGTCGAAGCGATCGCCGCGCGCGGCCTGGTGCTGGCTGGCTGGGTGGCCAACGAAACCCAGGCCGACATGGCCTTTGCCGACGACAATATCGCCGCGCTCGCGCAGCGCATCGACGCACCGCTGCTGGGCCGCGTGCCGCGCCTGGAACAAGCGACCGCGCAAGCTGCCGCCGCTTATCTCGACTTCACGATGCTGCCCGACTGGCCGGCACAGAAAAACACCTGA
- a CDS encoding carboxyl transferase domain-containing protein, giving the protein MPQIDTKLNPRSEDFKTNIAAMQAVVDDLRAKVAAIAQGGGAAASAKHVARGKLLPRDRVQMLLDPGTPFLELSQMAAYGMYQDGNGIDAAPAAGIITGIGRVAGQECVIVCNDATVKGGTYYPITVKKHLRAQEIADQNHLPCIYLVDSGGANLPNQDDVFPDRDHFGRIFYNQANLSAKGIPQIAVVMGSCTAGGAYVPAMSDESIIVKEQGTIFLGGPPLVKAATGEVVTAEDLGGGDVHTRLSGVADHLAQNDLHALSLARTIVSNLNRIKPQQGAIRPVVEPKYPAEELYGVIPVDTRKPFDVREVIARIVDGSEFDEFKARFGATLVCGFAHIFGMKVGIIANNGILFSESAVKGAHFIELCAQRKIPLVFLQNITGFMVGRKYENEGIARHGAKMVTAVATAAVPKFTVIIGGSFGAGNYGMCGRAFSPRFMWMWPNARISVMGGDQAASVLATVKRDGIEGKGGTWSADEEAAFKQPIKQQYEEQGHPYYATARLWDDGVIDPADTRTVLGLGLSAALNAPIEDTKFGLFRM; this is encoded by the coding sequence ATGCCGCAGATCGACACCAAGCTCAATCCCCGTAGCGAAGATTTCAAGACCAATATCGCCGCCATGCAGGCGGTGGTGGACGACCTGCGCGCCAAGGTGGCCGCCATCGCCCAGGGCGGCGGCGCCGCTGCCAGCGCAAAACACGTCGCACGCGGCAAGCTGCTGCCGCGCGACCGCGTGCAAATGCTGCTCGATCCGGGCACGCCATTCCTCGAACTGTCGCAAATGGCCGCCTACGGCATGTACCAGGATGGCAATGGCATCGATGCGGCGCCGGCCGCCGGCATCATTACCGGCATCGGCCGCGTGGCCGGCCAGGAATGCGTGATCGTCTGTAACGACGCCACCGTCAAGGGCGGGACGTACTACCCGATCACGGTCAAAAAACATCTGCGCGCGCAGGAAATCGCCGACCAGAACCACCTGCCCTGCATTTACCTGGTCGACTCGGGCGGCGCCAACCTGCCCAACCAGGACGACGTCTTCCCCGACCGCGACCACTTCGGCCGCATCTTTTACAACCAGGCCAACCTGTCGGCCAAGGGTATCCCGCAAATCGCCGTGGTGATGGGGTCGTGCACCGCCGGCGGCGCGTACGTGCCGGCCATGAGCGACGAGTCGATCATCGTCAAGGAGCAGGGCACGATTTTCCTCGGCGGCCCGCCGCTGGTGAAAGCCGCCACCGGCGAAGTGGTCACGGCCGAAGACCTGGGCGGCGGCGATGTCCACACGCGCCTGTCCGGCGTGGCCGACCACCTGGCGCAGAACGATTTGCATGCGCTGTCGCTGGCGCGCACCATCGTCTCCAACCTCAATCGCATCAAGCCGCAGCAGGGCGCCATCCGCCCCGTGGTGGAGCCGAAGTACCCGGCCGAAGAACTGTATGGCGTCATCCCGGTGGACACCCGCAAGCCGTTCGATGTGCGCGAAGTGATCGCCCGCATCGTCGATGGCAGCGAGTTCGACGAATTCAAGGCGCGCTTCGGCGCCACGCTGGTGTGCGGCTTCGCCCACATCTTCGGCATGAAGGTCGGCATCATCGCCAACAATGGCATCCTGTTCTCGGAGTCCGCCGTCAAGGGCGCGCACTTCATCGAGCTGTGCGCACAGCGCAAGATCCCGCTGGTGTTCCTGCAAAATATCACCGGCTTCATGGTGGGCCGCAAGTACGAAAACGAAGGCATCGCCCGTCACGGCGCCAAGATGGTCACGGCCGTCGCCACCGCTGCCGTGCCCAAGTTCACCGTCATCATCGGCGGCAGTTTTGGCGCCGGCAACTACGGCATGTGCGGCCGCGCCTTTTCGCCGCGCTTCATGTGGATGTGGCCCAATGCGCGGATCTCCGTCATGGGCGGCGACCAGGCGGCCAGCGTGCTGGCCACCGTCAAGCGCGACGGCATCGAGGGCAAGGGCGGCACCTGGTCGGCGGACGAAGAAGCCGCGTTCAAGCAGCCGATCAAGCAGCAGTACGAAGAGCAGGGCCACCCGTATTACGCCACCGCGCGCCTGTGGGACGACGGCGTGATCGATCCGGCCGATACCCGCACGGTGCTGGGCCTGGGCCTGTCCGCCGCGCTCAATGCGCCGATCGAAGACACCAAATTCGGACTCTTCCGGATGTAA
- the bioF gene encoding 8-amino-7-oxononanoate synthase, translated as MKLLAQLSHQLQALDERSLIRRRRTVDTPCGPRVTVDGRELLAFCSNDYLGLANHPLLVEALREGAARYGAGSGASHLISGHARPHALLEDRLADFVGAHLEQPRALTFCTGYMANLAIISGLTAGDRDAEIFSESLNHASLIDGARLSRTRVQVYPHADLAALEAMLKASNAATRLVVTDSVFSMDGDLAPLPELLALCEQHNAWLVVDDAHGFGTLGARGHGALEHFDLRSPYLVYMGTLGKAAGIGGAFVAAHQTVIETLVQKARPYIFTTAAPPAMAHALLASLDLIEGAEGAQRRAHLQALVAQLDDARTGLQLQRWQRLPSATAIQPILIGDNAETMRAGAALYEQGLWVGTIRPPTVAPGTARLRVTLCAGHSTTEVAQLSAAINALEKEWT; from the coding sequence ATGAAGCTGCTTGCCCAACTCTCGCACCAGCTGCAAGCGCTCGACGAACGCAGCCTGATCCGCCGCCGGCGCACGGTCGATACGCCGTGCGGCCCGCGCGTGACGGTCGATGGCCGCGAACTGCTGGCCTTTTGCAGCAACGACTACCTGGGCTTGGCCAACCACCCGCTGCTGGTCGAAGCGCTGCGCGAAGGCGCCGCGCGCTACGGCGCCGGCAGCGGCGCTTCGCATTTGATCAGCGGCCATGCGCGCCCGCACGCACTGCTGGAAGACCGCCTGGCCGATTTCGTCGGCGCGCACCTGGAGCAGCCGCGCGCGCTCACCTTCTGCACCGGCTACATGGCCAACCTGGCCATCATCAGCGGCCTGACGGCAGGCGACCGCGATGCCGAGATTTTCTCGGAGTCGCTCAACCACGCCTCGCTGATCGACGGCGCCCGGCTGTCGCGCACCCGCGTGCAGGTGTATCCGCACGCCGACCTGGCCGCGCTCGAGGCCATGCTCAAGGCCAGCAACGCCGCCACCAGGCTGGTGGTCACCGACAGCGTATTCAGCATGGATGGCGACCTGGCGCCGCTGCCGGAACTGCTGGCGCTGTGCGAGCAGCACAACGCCTGGCTGGTGGTCGATGACGCCCACGGCTTCGGCACGCTCGGTGCGCGCGGGCACGGCGCCCTCGAACACTTCGACCTGCGCTCGCCGTACCTGGTGTACATGGGCACCCTGGGCAAGGCCGCCGGCATCGGTGGCGCCTTTGTCGCCGCCCACCAGACGGTAATCGAAACGCTGGTGCAAAAAGCCCGTCCGTATATCTTCACCACCGCCGCGCCGCCGGCCATGGCCCATGCGCTGCTGGCCAGCCTGGACCTGATCGAGGGAGCGGAAGGCGCCCAGCGCCGCGCCCACTTGCAGGCATTGGTGGCACAATTGGACGATGCCCGTACCGGCCTGCAGTTGCAACGCTGGCAACGCCTGCCATCGGCCACCGCCATCCAGCCCATCCTGATCGGCGATAATGCCGAAACCATGCGCGCCGGCGCCGCCCTGTACGAGCAGGGACTGTGGGTAGGCACGATCCGTCCCCCCACCGTGGCGCCGGGTACCGCGCGCCTGCGGGTAACGCTCTGCGCTGGCCATAGCACCACGGAAGTGGCGCAACTGAGCGCCGCGATCAATGCACTGGAAAAGGAATGGACATGA
- a CDS encoding YchJ family protein, translated as MSKKSSAPTGCPCGGPSLATCCGPYIDGSAIAPTAEALMRSRYTAYGQRNEPYLLATWHASTRPVEPLFGAEEKLQWLGLEVKSALRLRQRKAEPAEQADRDRDTVEFVARFKVGGRAERLHEISNFVREPDAIGGALRWFYVDGHFPQ; from the coding sequence ATGTCCAAGAAGTCCTCCGCGCCCACCGGCTGCCCCTGCGGCGGCCCCTCGCTGGCCACCTGCTGCGGCCCGTACATAGACGGGTCCGCCATCGCGCCCACGGCCGAAGCGCTGATGCGCTCGCGCTATACCGCCTATGGCCAGCGCAACGAGCCGTACCTGCTGGCCACCTGGCATGCCAGTACCCGGCCGGTCGAGCCCTTGTTTGGTGCCGAGGAAAAACTGCAGTGGCTGGGACTTGAGGTAAAATCTGCTTTACGTTTACGTCAACGTAAAGCAGAACCAGCCGAACAAGCAGACCGGGACCGCGACACGGTGGAGTTCGTGGCACGGTTCAAGGTCGGCGGCCGCGCCGAGCGCCTGCACGAGATCAGCAACTTCGTGCGTGAACCTGACGCTATCGGTGGCGCCCTGCGCTGGTTTTACGTTGACGGACATTTTCCGCAATAA
- a CDS encoding MFS transporter, whose product MNQSSTQQRSPWAWVPSVSFSQAVPYVAVMLLSTVMYKNLGVSNDDLAFYTSWLYLPWVLKPLWSPIVDLFGTKRHWTVLMQLVSSAALAAVAFTLHLPQFFALSLAVLWLMAFASATHDIASDGYYMLGLPSQHQQAAFVGVRSAFYKLAMIAGQGGLVYLAGELIKSSNDPAYAWSVVFGITAAIFLALCAYHQLVLPRPQGDHSTAKTGALWTDFIETFRSFFRKKGIVSIIGFLLLYRLGEAQLLKMAAPFLLDPREQGGLGLTTSEFGLVYGTIGVAALVLGGIAGGIVIARFGLKKAIWPMLFIMHVPDLVFVYLATAMPTSIEVIAGCLAVEQFGYGFGFAAFMLYMIMVADGEHKTAHYAICTGFMALGMMLPGMISGKLQHLLGYQNFFIWACISTLPAFFMTALVEIKPGFGKKQG is encoded by the coding sequence ATGAATCAAAGCAGTACGCAGCAACGCAGCCCGTGGGCCTGGGTGCCCAGCGTGTCATTCAGCCAGGCTGTGCCCTACGTGGCGGTGATGCTGCTGTCCACCGTGATGTACAAGAACCTGGGCGTCTCCAACGACGACCTGGCGTTTTATACGTCGTGGTTGTACCTGCCGTGGGTGCTCAAGCCGCTGTGGTCGCCCATCGTCGACCTGTTTGGCACCAAGCGCCACTGGACCGTGCTGATGCAGCTGGTGTCCAGTGCGGCCCTGGCAGCGGTCGCCTTTACCTTGCATTTGCCGCAATTTTTTGCGCTGAGCCTGGCCGTGCTGTGGCTGATGGCGTTTGCCTCCGCCACGCACGACATCGCTTCGGACGGCTATTACATGCTGGGCTTGCCTTCGCAGCACCAGCAGGCCGCCTTCGTCGGCGTGCGCAGCGCGTTTTATAAACTGGCGATGATTGCCGGGCAGGGCGGGCTGGTGTACCTCGCTGGCGAACTGATCAAGTCCAGCAACGATCCGGCCTACGCCTGGTCGGTGGTATTCGGCATCACGGCAGCGATTTTCCTGGCGCTGTGCGCGTACCACCAGCTGGTACTGCCGCGCCCGCAGGGCGACCACAGCACGGCCAAGACCGGCGCCTTGTGGACGGACTTTATCGAAACCTTCCGCAGTTTCTTCCGCAAGAAAGGCATCGTGTCCATCATCGGTTTCCTGCTGCTGTACCGGCTCGGTGAGGCGCAGCTGCTCAAGATGGCGGCGCCGTTCCTGCTCGATCCGCGCGAACAGGGCGGGCTGGGCTTGACCACGTCCGAGTTCGGCCTGGTGTACGGCACCATTGGCGTGGCGGCGCTGGTGCTGGGCGGCATTGCCGGCGGCATCGTGATCGCCCGCTTCGGATTAAAGAAGGCGATCTGGCCGATGTTGTTCATCATGCACGTGCCGGACCTGGTGTTCGTGTACCTGGCCACGGCCATGCCCACCAGCATCGAAGTGATTGCCGGCTGCCTGGCGGTGGAGCAATTTGGCTACGGCTTCGGCTTTGCCGCCTTCATGCTGTACATGATCATGGTGGCCGACGGCGAGCACAAGACTGCCCACTACGCGATCTGCACCGGCTTCATGGCGCTGGGCATGATGCTGCCAGGAATGATCAGCGGCAAGCTGCAACACCTGCTCGGTTACCAAAACTTTTTCATCTGGGCATGTATTTCAACGTTGCCCGCGTTTTTCATGACTGCGCTGGTGGAGATCAAGCCCGGATTCGGTAAGAAGCAGGGCTAG
- the bioA gene encoding adenosylmethionine--8-amino-7-oxononanoate transaminase, with the protein MELNNQSAWVTRSLRSVWHPCTQMQHHETVPLIPVKRGQGAWLYDHEGRRYLDAISSWWVNLFGHANPRINAALKDQLDTLEHAMLAGFTHEPVIELSEKLSALTGGVLGHSFYASDGASAVEIALKMSFHSWRNHGKTDKQEFVCLKGSYHGETIGALAVTDVALFKDAYGPLLRASQTVMSPDTRQARDGETAEDMARRAAADVERLFQEKSEKIAAIIIEPLVQCATGMAMHDPLYLQLVRALCDRYSVHLILDEIAVGCGRTGTFFACEQAGVWPDFVCLSKGISGGYLPLSLVMTRAEIYQAFYSNDVTRGFLHSHSYTGNPLACRAALATLQIFEEDDVLAANRIKSARLTAALQPLAQHARVRNFRNRGMIWAFDAIDATPDFSRRFFATAVEHELLMRPIGATVYLMPPYILDDEEIAGLAANTLTVFNKTMAG; encoded by the coding sequence TTGGAATTGAATAATCAAAGTGCATGGGTTACCCGCAGCCTGCGCAGCGTCTGGCATCCGTGTACCCAGATGCAGCACCACGAAACCGTGCCGCTGATCCCGGTCAAGCGCGGCCAGGGGGCGTGGCTGTACGACCATGAAGGCCGCCGCTACCTCGACGCCATCAGCTCGTGGTGGGTCAACCTGTTCGGCCACGCCAACCCGCGCATCAACGCGGCATTGAAGGATCAACTCGATACGCTCGAACACGCGATGCTGGCCGGCTTTACCCACGAGCCGGTGATCGAGCTGTCGGAAAAACTGTCGGCATTGACCGGCGGTGTGCTGGGCCACAGTTTTTACGCCAGCGACGGCGCCTCCGCCGTGGAAATCGCCCTCAAGATGAGTTTTCACTCGTGGCGCAACCACGGCAAAACCGACAAGCAGGAATTCGTCTGCCTCAAGGGCAGCTACCACGGCGAAACCATCGGCGCGCTGGCCGTTACCGATGTCGCGCTGTTCAAGGACGCTTACGGTCCGCTGCTGCGCGCCTCGCAAACCGTGATGTCGCCCGATACGCGCCAGGCCCGCGACGGCGAAACCGCCGAAGATATGGCCCGCCGCGCCGCCGCCGATGTCGAGCGCCTGTTCCAGGAAAAATCGGAAAAAATCGCCGCCATCATCATCGAACCGCTGGTGCAATGCGCCACCGGCATGGCCATGCACGACCCGCTGTACCTGCAACTGGTGCGCGCGCTGTGCGACCGCTACTCGGTGCACCTGATCCTCGACGAAATCGCCGTCGGCTGCGGCCGTACCGGCACCTTCTTCGCCTGCGAGCAGGCCGGCGTGTGGCCCGACTTCGTGTGCCTGTCCAAGGGCATCAGCGGCGGCTATTTGCCGCTGTCGCTGGTGATGACGCGCGCCGAGATCTACCAGGCGTTTTACAGCAATGACGTCACGCGCGGCTTCTTGCATTCGCACTCGTACACCGGCAACCCGCTGGCGTGCCGCGCCGCCCTGGCTACCCTGCAAATCTTCGAGGAAGACGATGTGCTGGCTGCCAACCGCATCAAGTCGGCCAGGCTGACTGCCGCCCTGCAACCGCTGGCGCAACACGCCAGGGTGCGCAACTTCCGCAACCGCGGCATGATCTGGGCGTTCGATGCGATTGACGCCACCCCGGATTTTTCGCGCCGCTTCTTTGCCACCGCAGTGGAACACGAACTGTTGATGCGCCCCATCGGCGCCACCGTGTACCTGATGCCGCCGTACATCCTGGACGACGAGGAAATCGCCGGCCTGGCCGCCAACACGCTGACCGTGTTTAACAAAACGATGGCAGGTTGA